The Actinopolyspora erythraea genome has a segment encoding these proteins:
- a CDS encoding M48 metallopeptidase family protein — translation MAEPQVEVRRSKRRKQTVSAYRDGGKVVVLLPARMTRAEEKRWVDEMLGRLRRSETRRKSPARSSDEALMARCAELSRRYLDGRAVAEGVRWVAPMRTRWASCTPAEGTIRVSRRLREVPSWVLDYVLVHELSHLLVPGHGPDFWEWVNRYPRTERAIGYLEGLTAAADLGSDLADDVEVR, via the coding sequence GTGGCCGAACCGCAAGTGGAGGTGCGCCGCAGCAAGCGGAGGAAGCAGACGGTCAGTGCTTACCGCGACGGTGGCAAGGTGGTCGTGCTGCTGCCCGCCCGGATGACCCGTGCCGAGGAGAAACGCTGGGTCGACGAGATGCTCGGCAGGCTGCGCCGCAGTGAGACCCGGCGCAAGTCACCGGCCAGGAGCTCGGACGAGGCGCTCATGGCCCGGTGTGCCGAACTGTCGCGGCGTTACCTCGACGGACGTGCCGTGGCCGAAGGGGTCCGGTGGGTCGCCCCGATGCGCACCAGGTGGGCATCCTGCACCCCGGCCGAGGGAACCATCCGCGTCAGCCGTCGGCTGCGGGAGGTACCGAGCTGGGTGCTCGACTACGTGCTGGTGCACGAGCTCTCCCACCTGCTGGTTCCCGGGCACGGGCCGGACTTCTGGGAGTGGGTGAACCGCTACCCCCGCACGGAGCGGGCCATCGGCTATCTCGAAGGACTCACCGCCGCGGCCGACCTCGGCTCGGACCTGGCGGACGACGTCGAGGTCCGGTAG